The Coffea arabica cultivar ET-39 chromosome 10e, Coffea Arabica ET-39 HiFi, whole genome shotgun sequence region atttaattgattcatgatCGGTATGTATCACAAATTCCTTAGGCATAAGATAATGCTGCTACACTTCAAGAGCACGCACAACAGCATACAATTCTTTATCATAAGTAGGGTAATTAAGAGCTCCCCCACTCAACTTCTCACTGAAAAATGCCAACGGCCTATTATTTTGATGTAAGACAGTCCCTATGCCGATCCcactagcatcacattcaacttcaaacGTCAGATCAAAATTAGGCAAAGCAAGAATAGGTGCTGAAGTTAACAAATTCTTAAGCTTAGTAAACGACTCTTCTTGCTCCTTTCCCCATTGAAACCCCACATTCTTTTTAATTATCTTATTCAAAGGTGCTGCAATAGTGCTAAAGTCTTTAACAAATCTCCTATAGAAActtgcaagaccatgaaaagaccTTACCTGAGATACATTGGTTGGAGTCGGCCACTCCATGATGGCCTTTACCTTGGCGGGATCAACACTTATGCCATTTGCACTAACAATATATCCAAGAAAGTTAACTTCAGGAGTGCAAAAGACACATTTTTCCATGTTAGCAAATAGCCTATTTTCACGCAAGGCACTTAAAACAAGACGCAAATGctcaacatgctcatctaaagacttgctaaagatcaatatatcatcaaaataaacaacaacaaacttcccaagaaaatgccttaaaacatggttcattaacctcatgaaaGTACTTGGAGCGTTTGTTAAGCCGAAAGGCATCACAAgccactcataaagaccatactttgttttgaaagcagttttccattcgtcACCTTCCTTTATTcttatttgatgataaccagatcttaaatcaattttagtgaaaatgattGCTCCATGCAATTCTTCTAACATATCGTCTAACCTAGGACTGGGATGACGATACTTaatagtaattttattaattgcacgaCAATCTGTACACATTCACCAAGTCCCTTCTTTCTTAGGTACTAAAATGACTGGAACCGCACAAGGACTAAGAGATTCACGAACCTGGTCCTTTTCAAGGAGGGAATCGACTTGCCtttggatttcctttgtttcctccggATTTGCTCTATAGGCTGGTCGATTAGGTAGAATTGCTCCAGAAACAAAgtcgatttgatgttcaataCCTCGAATTGGAGGTAATCCTTTCGGTAGTTCCTCCGGAAACACATccttgaattcctgcaaaagagagtaaattgcactaggaagagaatcggttatgccaagtgtgtaaaaagaagaataatcggCTTCCCGGTACATAAGCACTATGAGAAGGCTTTGTGCATTCAAGGCCCTATCTATCTCATGCACACTTGCATAAAAGCTCCTTTTCTTCGCTTTCAAGCTCTCGGCCTCACTGAGTCTTTTCCCACTCGAATTTTCTCTTTCACTCAACTCGGcctctactttctttttttcctcatcCTCAGGCACATTCGGCTTTTTCTTTGCCTCCCTCAGTTGCCTTTTCTCTCGCTCTTTTCTTAGATGCAATTGttcttcatacacttgtgtaGGTGTCAAGGGTGAAAGAGTGATTTTGAGGTTGTCCATGATGAACTTATACTTATTGGTAAGTCCAATATGATCAGCCTGTCTATCATACTCCCAAGGACGCCCCAACAAGACATGACTAGCATGCATAGGAATTACATCACATAAAACTTGGTCCTTGTATCGATcaatagaaaaagcaattaaggCCTGTTTGGTCACCTTGACTTCCCCCCCATCATTTAACCAAGACAATCTATATGGTTTAGGGTGATAAGTCCATGGAATGtggttttgctccacaaaaTCAGCGGCTATACAATTAGTACAAGAGCCACTATCAATGATCATAAGACATACCTCATCTCCAATTTTGCATCTTGTATGAAAGAAGTTGGTTCGttggagatcatcttcttgAGCTTGTGCATTAAGCACTCTCATAGTCACCATAGTTCGTGCTACGGGGTCCTCCTCTATTTCAACCATGTCATCATCCTTCCCTCCTTCTTCAAGCGGTGGCATGTCCGCATATTCCTCCTCTCCTTCGCTTTGCCACACTTCCTCTTCATTCATGTACATGATGCTTCGGTTAGGGCATTGAGTCATGAGGTGGCAATTCCCTTGCATTTGAAACATGCCTTTGGCTGGTTGGTAGATGTATTTACCACTGGAAGAGTTGGCCGCGGGATTGGTTTAGAAGAAGTTACACTCGGATGGGATAGTTGTTCCATCCgcttgttttccctctctctattACCTTGCCTTGGCCAAGCATTGGATGTTGGCAATTGATTTCTTTTCCACAGAGTGGAAGAGGATGTAGTGGTTCGGCCACTAGGTGTCGTTAGAGATAAGGCTTGCTTTTCCACCTTCTCTGCATAAGACACAATTTGTTGAAGTTCAAAGTGGTCTTGAAGCTCAACCTTCTTCCTAATttcaggatttaatccattaaggAACCTCGCCATGGTTGCTTCCGGATCCTCTTGTACATTGGCCCTTATCATTGCTACCTCCATTTGTTTGTGGTACTCATCAACCGAATTAGAACCTTGAGTGAGTCGTTGGAGCCGATTGTACAAGTCTGTGGTATAGtggaagggtacaaatcgtttcctcatcacttgcttcatttcagtccaagtgtcaatcggttgttccctatttctcctccttgtggcacataattgctcccaccaaatagatgcataatcttgaaattcaatagctgcaagtttcacctttttctcttcagaataattgtggacttcaaacacttgctcaactcgcctaacccaatccaagtaagtttcaggatcatttttcccatgaaaggtaggcatcttggtcttgatggaaccaagattgtcatcgattctcctaggtcggtctcgaccttccctcgctcccctttggcttttccttgatcgaAAGGAGGCGTTAGAATGATAtccctcatcatccgcatcatgatcAGCACTCTGAACACTCGAAGCCCTATGGTGTGTATCTCCCgtacctcgcatctcaatggcagccaaccTGTCGGATATTTGTGTCATCGCAAATTCATGTCTCTCCGCTTGtttttgaagagcttggagcaccagtttgagtgacacgtcggtctcagacggctcaggcatgttcccctcttgaAACATATTGTccaacctgcaaaacaagtgtatcctagtctagcttgcaagcactcgtgtatcactcaaggaaacacactcactctcaattttccttctcgaagttctgaaaacaactcaaactctcaaaaattccagaattaatgacTCTATAAGAAAGTAacaagacacaaagcagaattttgcaaattttagaaaaactctacccgaagctgaaactttttttttgagctgttgTTTTGCTGAGTTTCTAGTCAGTACTTTGGAGGGTAATTGGTGCTGCTGAAGTGCTCAAATAATGTATGAAtcagtcctcaaatttcagggaattcGGCTCGCAAAGactagctcaaccgattttagaaacCCAAGAATTTAAAGGCGGTTTGGCTAAGGTGTTTGTGGTGGTTTAGGTTTGgtttggaaactgatttgggggtGTTTGGGGTCTGGTTAAGTCGCTTGGGGTTGTTGGAATTCAATTAAGATTGGGaactcaagaattggaaaccaatcaagatttggcgactcaagttttgggaaaccaatcaagatttggagactaatcaagaattggaaaccaatcaagaattggaaactcaagatttgggatacttgatttcctttgtgagagccgattccttctcttcttcgttttttttttcgttctctttttcttttgttttttttttttgcttcggctcttcaaggaacacaaattcaggtcacaccaacaagttcaagaaaacggatgaaaggttatgcaaatTACAAGAAGaccctagttcttgatttattgttcaagaacattcaaaacaagacttcgtggtccaagaacttcaagaa contains the following coding sequences:
- the LOC140015213 gene encoding uncharacterized protein; protein product: MYMNEEEVWQSEGEEEYADMPPLEEGGKDDDMVEIEEDPVARTMVTMRVLNAQAQEDDLQRTNFFHTRCKIGDEVCLMIIDSGSCTNCIAADFVEQNHIPWTYHPKPYRLSWLNDGGEVKVTKQALIAFSIDRYKDQVLCDVIPMHASHVLLGRPWEYDRQADHIGLTNKYKFIMDNLKITLSPLTPTQVYEEQLHLRKEREKRQLREAKKKPNVPEDEEKKKVEAELSERENSSGKRLSEAESLKAKKRSFYASVHEIDRALNAQSLLIEFKDVFPEELPKGLPPIRGIEHQIDFVSGAILPNRPAYRANPEETKEIQSKSLDEHVEHLRLVLSALRENRLFANMEKCVFCTPEVNFLGYIVSANGISVDPAKVKAIMEWPTPTNVSQVRSFHGLASFYRRFVKDFSTIAAPLNKIIKKNVGFQWGKEQEESFTKLKNLLTSAPILALPNFDLTFEVECDASGIGIGTVLHQNNRPLAFFSEKLSGGALNYPTYDKELYAVVRALEV